GGAGAACCACCATTTGAAATCAAAAAATAACAAAGTATTTAAATATGGCACGTATATCTAAAAAACGCAGAGAAGTCCTGGCTAAATATAATAAAAACGCACTCTATTCTTTACCTGAAGCATGCAAATTGGTGAAAGATATTACCTACACCAAGTTTAATGCTTCAGTTGATTTAGACATTAGATTAGGTGTGGATCCTAAAAAATCCAATCAAATGGTTAGAGGTACCGTGACGCTTCCACACGGTACAGGTAAAACCGTACGTATACTTGTCCTTTGCACCCCAGACAAAGAACAAGAAGCTATCCAAGCAGGGGCCGACTATGTAGGACTGGACGAATACATCGAAAAAATTAAAAGTGGTTGGACAGACGTTGACGTAATCATTACTACACCTAATGTGATGCCAAAGATCGGAGCATTAGGAAAAATACTTGGTCCTCGAGGCTTGATGCCAAACCCTAAAACAGGAACTGTTACTATGGATATCTCCAAAGCAGTGAAAGATGTTAAAGCTGGAAAAATTGACTTCAAAGTGGACAAGTATGGCATTGTACATGCAAGTATTGGGAAAGTTTCATTTGAGCCTAAAATGCTCGAAGAAAACGCTCGAGAACTATTGAATACTATCATTAAGCTGAGGCCTCCCGCAGCGAAAGGAACTTATTTGAAGAGTATACACATGTCCAGCACAATGAGTCCAGGAATAAAAATAGACCCAAAAAGTGTTACAAGTTAATTCATGTTACAAATCTATTAATCTATGAGAACAAGAGAAGAAAAAAATCAAATCATTCTGGAACTAACAGAGGTACTAAAAACAGCACAAAACTTCTATTTGACTGATACTAGCGGAATGAACGCTATCCAAACTCACCAATTAAGAAAAATTTGTTTCAATAAAAATGTTCAATTAAAAGTTGTAAAAAACACGCTTTTAAAAAAGGCATTAATCAATGTTGGAAAAAACATCGATGAGTTCTCGCCTCTCCTAAAAGGAACCACAGCCTTGATGATTTCAGAGTCACCTAAAATACCTGCTCAAATTTTACAGGATTTTAGAAAAAAAGGTGACAAACCTACTTTGAAGGGTGCATATGTAATGGATATGCTAGTGGTGGGGGATCAACTTGATTTTCTACTCAAACTAAAAACTAAAAACGAACTGATTGCTGATGTAGCCCTTGCATTGCAATCACCTATGCATAAACTATTATCAGCATTTCAGAACAAGATAAGTAATATTGCAGGAGTTTTGAAAACTCTTGCTGAAAAAAAAGAAAATTAATTATTGTTTAACCCTAAAAAAAAATAAAAATGGCAGACATTAAAGCTTTAGCTGAACAATTGGTAAATCTTACCGTTAAAGAAGTTAATGAACTTTTAGATGTTTTAAAAAACGATTACGGCATTGAGCCAGCAGCTGCACCAGTAGCTATGATTGGAGGAAGTGCTCCCGCTGCTGCTCAGGCAGAACCGGTAGAAGAAAAAACTGAATTCGACGTTATTCTCAAAAGCGCTGGTCCTAACAAATTAAACGTGGTTAAGCTCGTTAAGGAAATGACCAGCCTCGGTTTAAAAGAAGCCAAAGAATTGGTTGACTCAGCTCCTAAACCTATCAAGGAAAAAGTCAGTAAAAACGAAGCTGAAGCTCTTAAAAAATCCCTTGAAGAAGCCGGAGCAGAAGTTGAAATCAAATAACATTTTTAATTTTTTCCATTTTACAAAAGACCTCTACCTGTGGTTGAGGTCTTTTCCTTATTGAATTAAAATAAAAATTAATCAACGTGGGAACCAAAAGAATTTCATTCGCAAAAACAAAACCCGCCGAATATCCAGATTTTCTTGAAATTCAAACCAAGTCTTTCAAAAATTTTTTCCAATTAGAAACCACACCAGACCAAAGAAAAAATGAAGGTCTATTTAAGGTCTTCAAAGAAAATTTCCCCATTACCGACACAAGAAACAATTTCGTGCTAGAATTTATTGATTACTACATAGATCCACCAAGATATACTGAAAGAGAATGCATTGAAAGAGGTCTTACCTATGCTGTACCTCTTAAAGCAAAACTACAACTTTCTTGTACTGACGAAGAACATGAAGATTTTGAAACCACCGTACAAGATGTATATCTTGGAATGATACCTTATATGACATCTAAGGGCACATTTATTATTAATGGTGCTGAAAGAGTTATAGTCTCGCAATTACACAGAAGTCCTGGTGTCTTTTTCGGTACAAGCCGTCACCCTAACGGAACTCTGCTCTACTCTGCCCGCATTATACCTTTGAAGGGCTCTTGGATGGAATTTGCTACTGATATTCACAATGTGATGTATGCTTACATAGAACGAAAGAAAAAAATTCCTATCACTACTCTCTTGCGAGCTATCGGGTATGAAACTGATAAACAGATTCTCGAAATATTTAATCTGGCAGAAGAAATTCCAGTTACTAAAACCAATTTGAAAAAAGCTCTAGGTAGAAAATTATCAGCACGTGTTATTAAAACTTGGTTTGAGGATATTGTCGACGAAGACACCGGGGATCTGATTACCATAGAACGTACAGAAGTTCTTATTGAACGCGATACTATCCTTGAAGAAAAACATATTGACATCATTATTGAAAGTGGTGTCAAAACCATTTTATTACATGCACAAAATAGTGCCGACTACAGTGTTATTTTCAATACACTTCAAAAAGATCCAGCAAACAATGAAAAAGAAGCATTAAGTTACATTTATCAGCAACTCAAAAACACAGAACCACCTGATGATGAAACTGCACGAAGCACCCTCGAAAAACTTTTTTTCTCTGATAAACGTTATGATTTAGGAGAAGTAGGACGATACCGCATTAATAAAAAATTAGGTCGTCCCACATACGAGTTGGACCAACATGTCTTAACCAAAGAAGATATTACCGATATTATTAAATATTTAATACAACTTATTAATAGCAAGGCAGAAGTTGATGATATTGACCACTTGAGTAACAGACGAGTCCGAACAG
The Bacteroidales bacterium genome window above contains:
- the rplL gene encoding 50S ribosomal protein L7/L12, which produces MADIKALAEQLVNLTVKEVNELLDVLKNDYGIEPAAAPVAMIGGSAPAAAQAEPVEEKTEFDVILKSAGPNKLNVVKLVKEMTSLGLKEAKELVDSAPKPIKEKVSKNEAEALKKSLEEAGAEVEIK
- the rplJ gene encoding 50S ribosomal protein L10 yields the protein MRTREEKNQIILELTEVLKTAQNFYLTDTSGMNAIQTHQLRKICFNKNVQLKVVKNTLLKKALINVGKNIDEFSPLLKGTTALMISESPKIPAQILQDFRKKGDKPTLKGAYVMDMLVVGDQLDFLLKLKTKNELIADVALALQSPMHKLLSAFQNKISNIAGVLKTLAEKKEN
- the rplA gene encoding 50S ribosomal protein L1, with translation MARISKKRREVLAKYNKNALYSLPEACKLVKDITYTKFNASVDLDIRLGVDPKKSNQMVRGTVTLPHGTGKTVRILVLCTPDKEQEAIQAGADYVGLDEYIEKIKSGWTDVDVIITTPNVMPKIGALGKILGPRGLMPNPKTGTVTMDISKAVKDVKAGKIDFKVDKYGIVHASIGKVSFEPKMLEENARELLNTIIKLRPPAAKGTYLKSIHMSSTMSPGIKIDPKSVTS